The proteins below come from a single Pseudodesulfovibrio sp. JC047 genomic window:
- the mfd gene encoding transcription-repair coupling factor, whose amino-acid sequence MSVYPQAIAEFMRKAVDSVRIFKSGPGSQALMAGSLLAKGNSAIIVVPGVAEFREMRALLTLFSSSSSATPLERPTWENEWLFLPPYHSKTADAQAWSERWAALYGLTYGKKPCGVLMTSDNFLPHWPEESVLRENWVSLVKGEEMSPDILLEQLVSWGYVRRKLVSGPGDMAMRGDILDIHAPGYALPVRLEFFGDILEEIRLFDPASQRSKADLNEAVLLPVAPGITTDVYAEQATVMWEKLRKTGEINAVQEHSLLERLDVNNGFVWPGLYYENPVGLETYFPKNAAYLLSSGGALRARLEDRDQAWRDFLKEEEREKGVSLPLRFIVRTHEAARQVWRDARQLVFEDLTIGREKNGIDMGETPYSDFTDIFWQPEASRRPWSALMTGLKEWNTSGQTTILSFRTQRSRSKFLALAEQENLPMSLDYTSGKRGIFALISPLRKGMELTWNQTRLLGEEVLQPQAPRVHVGRDKAFKGLEKYDDLSEGDLLVHRDYGLAQFGGLHHMNLGAGSNDYLLLFFSGDDKLYLPVDRLNLVQRFKGPEGAKRPSLDKLGGTRWSKTTAKVRKAIEKIAHELVEMYAFRKVGKGFGYGPLDEMYAEFEATFGFEATPDQDRAVADVFRDMEKSEPMDRLVCGDVGFGKTEVALRAAFRAALEGYQTALLCPTTVLAEQHYQTFTKRMEGFPVRVGMLSRFVSAKRQKTIIEAAARGEIDILIGTHRLLSKDVELPNLGLLILDEEQRFGVKHKEKLKHFRQNIDVLTLTATPIPRTLQLSLSGIRGLSVIETPPVDRKPVKTALIERDKLELKGVLERELERGGQVYWVYNRVNGLAQVADYVRELVPDAKVGMAHGRMNEKTLEEAMRNFWHGELDVLVCTAIVESGLDFPNANTLIVDQAQLFGLGQLYQLRGRVGRSERQAYAYFVVPSIKDISEIVRKRLRIILDMDYLGAGFKVAMEDLRLRGAGNILGEVQSGQMAKVGLELFLEMLEEEVRRLRGEAETRASDPELNFVFEAHIPSGYIPDSKERLRYYKALSSASTELGLREFEAEIRDRFGPLPETLDAFFGVLRLKQTLSHLQAARAELYPGRAVVTWSDTAIAVSPEKLIQWVGAHGDMARIIPPAKLEVRYGTTDSMRQALEETAVDLEAMLDMKSETAHDTH is encoded by the coding sequence ATGTCAGTATATCCTCAAGCCATAGCAGAATTCATGCGTAAAGCGGTTGATTCTGTGCGTATTTTCAAGAGTGGTCCCGGCAGTCAGGCCCTGATGGCGGGTTCCTTGCTTGCCAAGGGGAACAGTGCGATTATTGTTGTTCCCGGTGTGGCCGAATTTCGGGAAATGCGTGCTCTTCTCACGCTTTTTTCTTCTTCATCTTCCGCTACTCCCTTGGAACGACCGACTTGGGAAAACGAGTGGCTTTTTCTTCCCCCATATCATTCGAAAACAGCCGACGCGCAGGCGTGGAGTGAACGGTGGGCCGCTCTGTATGGCCTGACCTACGGGAAAAAACCGTGTGGCGTGCTCATGACATCTGACAATTTCCTGCCACATTGGCCGGAAGAGTCCGTCTTGCGTGAGAATTGGGTTTCTCTCGTAAAAGGCGAAGAAATGTCGCCGGATATCCTTTTGGAGCAGCTGGTCAGTTGGGGATATGTGCGACGTAAGCTCGTTTCCGGTCCTGGGGACATGGCGATGCGCGGAGATATTCTCGACATTCATGCGCCGGGATATGCCTTGCCTGTGCGGTTGGAGTTTTTCGGCGATATTCTTGAGGAAATCCGACTGTTCGATCCCGCATCGCAACGGTCAAAGGCGGATCTGAATGAGGCTGTTTTGTTGCCGGTTGCGCCAGGAATCACCACTGATGTGTATGCTGAACAAGCCACGGTCATGTGGGAAAAACTCAGGAAAACCGGCGAGATAAATGCAGTTCAGGAACATTCCCTGCTGGAACGGCTTGATGTGAACAACGGTTTTGTCTGGCCCGGGTTATACTACGAGAATCCGGTTGGACTGGAGACATATTTTCCCAAAAATGCCGCATATCTGTTGTCTTCTGGTGGAGCATTACGTGCGCGGCTTGAAGATCGTGATCAGGCATGGCGTGATTTCCTCAAGGAAGAAGAACGAGAAAAAGGGGTGAGTCTGCCGTTGCGGTTCATCGTTCGGACGCATGAAGCGGCTCGTCAGGTATGGCGTGATGCCCGGCAGCTTGTGTTTGAAGATTTGACCATTGGTCGGGAAAAAAATGGGATCGATATGGGGGAAACTCCGTATAGCGATTTTACCGATATTTTTTGGCAGCCTGAAGCGTCCCGGAGGCCGTGGTCTGCACTCATGACCGGTTTGAAGGAATGGAACACATCCGGTCAAACCACAATTCTCAGTTTTCGAACCCAACGTTCACGAAGTAAATTTCTGGCTTTGGCAGAGCAGGAAAACCTGCCCATGAGCCTGGACTACACTTCGGGGAAACGGGGCATTTTTGCGCTGATTTCTCCATTGCGCAAAGGCATGGAATTGACGTGGAACCAGACTCGTCTTCTTGGTGAAGAGGTTTTGCAGCCTCAGGCTCCTCGTGTGCATGTCGGACGGGATAAAGCTTTCAAGGGCTTGGAAAAATACGATGATTTGTCAGAAGGAGATCTTCTGGTCCATCGGGATTATGGGCTGGCCCAATTTGGTGGATTGCACCACATGAACCTTGGTGCCGGGTCAAACGATTATCTTTTGTTGTTTTTTTCCGGTGACGATAAATTGTATCTTCCGGTGGACCGACTGAATTTGGTGCAACGGTTCAAGGGGCCGGAAGGGGCCAAGCGGCCTTCTTTGGACAAGCTTGGTGGGACGCGGTGGAGCAAGACCACGGCCAAGGTGCGCAAGGCAATTGAGAAAATTGCGCACGAATTGGTTGAAATGTATGCTTTTCGCAAGGTTGGTAAAGGGTTCGGATACGGTCCATTGGATGAGATGTATGCCGAATTTGAAGCGACCTTCGGCTTTGAGGCAACGCCGGATCAGGACCGGGCGGTTGCCGATGTCTTTCGAGATATGGAAAAATCGGAACCAATGGATCGGCTGGTGTGCGGTGACGTGGGCTTTGGCAAGACCGAAGTGGCCCTTCGAGCAGCTTTTCGAGCGGCTTTGGAAGGGTATCAGACCGCTTTGCTCTGTCCGACAACCGTTCTGGCCGAACAACATTATCAGACTTTTACCAAACGGATGGAAGGATTTCCGGTCCGGGTGGGAATGCTTAGTCGATTTGTTTCGGCCAAACGGCAGAAGACCATCATCGAAGCCGCAGCTCGGGGAGAAATCGATATCCTTATCGGGACACACCGTTTGTTGTCCAAGGATGTGGAGCTACCGAATCTCGGATTGCTCATTTTGGATGAAGAGCAGCGTTTTGGAGTGAAGCATAAGGAAAAACTGAAACATTTCAGACAGAATATTGATGTTTTGACCCTGACCGCGACGCCTATTCCCAGAACGTTGCAGCTTTCTCTGTCCGGTATCCGAGGGTTGTCCGTGATCGAGACCCCGCCAGTTGACCGCAAACCGGTTAAAACTGCACTCATTGAGCGTGACAAGCTTGAATTGAAGGGCGTGCTTGAACGAGAGCTTGAGCGTGGGGGCCAGGTCTACTGGGTGTACAACCGGGTAAATGGATTGGCTCAGGTTGCGGATTATGTGCGGGAATTGGTGCCTGATGCCAAAGTAGGCATGGCCCATGGTCGTATGAATGAGAAGACGTTGGAAGAGGCCATGCGAAATTTTTGGCATGGAGAACTCGATGTTCTCGTGTGTACCGCTATTGTCGAATCCGGTCTTGATTTTCCGAATGCCAATACATTGATCGTGGATCAGGCGCAGCTTTTCGGGCTTGGCCAGTTGTATCAGCTTCGAGGCCGTGTCGGACGAAGCGAGCGGCAGGCGTATGCCTATTTTGTGGTGCCGTCCATCAAGGATATTTCGGAAATCGTTCGTAAACGCTTGCGTATCATTCTGGACATGGATTATCTGGGAGCAGGATTCAAGGTCGCCATGGAAGATTTACGGCTTCGAGGAGCCGGTAATATTTTAGGTGAAGTCCAGTCCGGGCAGATGGCCAAGGTTGGGCTGGAGTTGTTTTTGGAAATGCTGGAAGAAGAAGTGCGTCGCTTGCGTGGCGAGGCCGAGACCAGAGCCAGCGATCCTGAATTGAATTTCGTTTTTGAAGCGCATATCCCGAGTGGATATATTCCTGATTCGAAAGAACGACTGCGTTATTACAAGGCGTTGTCGTCAGCGTCCACTGAGTTGGGACTTCGGGAGTTCGAGGCGGAAATACGGGATCGTTTTGGCCCGTTGCCAGAGACGTTGGATGCCTTTTTCGGCGTATTGCGTCTGAAACAGACCTTGTCCCATTTGCAGGCGGCCCGGGCGGAATTGTATCCGGGACGGGCGGTTGTCACTTGGAGTGATACCGCTATTGCGGTCAGTCCTGAAAAATTGATTCAGTGGGTTGGTGCCCACGGAGATATGGCTCGGATCATTCCTCCGGCCAAGTTGGAAGTCCGCTATGGAACAACTGACTCCATGCGGCAGGCCCTTGAAGAAACGGCTGTTGATTTGGAGGCCATGTTGGATATGAAATCTGAAACAGCACACGATACACACTAA
- a CDS encoding peptidylprolyl isomerase: MLRTICMVLILALFAGCSGDSDDIGIVARVNKAPIYLTQLEFQHDQFQADSIGSYAPSVEKLRAEYGDILADLIVQELVVQDLVRRDMAVTDKEVQEAEDVVRADYPEGAFEQVLVEEYIDLKSWRRQLKYYLAQKKLFQHVLRAQIKIDYKEAEAYYREHISDFYLPESMRILVVRGPSRELVVKAVEKFNRDRNQMNLATAFGEVETREVVVREGRISAAWRSALEGLKPGQSSDVLTDRLGFEALVLLERSEAKVLAPAQAYPLVEEALLESKLRDVFDVWLTDNLASAKITVSEHLLAEAEEKSVAKSVEPDMSAIQENMEKSNPDTSNSAASEK, from the coding sequence ATGTTGCGCACGATCTGTATGGTCTTGATTCTTGCCCTTTTTGCGGGCTGTTCCGGTGATTCTGATGATATCGGAATTGTCGCACGAGTGAATAAGGCTCCTATTTATTTGACACAATTGGAATTTCAACATGACCAATTTCAGGCGGATTCTATCGGATCCTATGCCCCGAGTGTGGAAAAGCTCAGGGCTGAATATGGTGACATTCTAGCCGATCTGATCGTTCAGGAGTTGGTTGTTCAGGATCTGGTCCGTCGGGATATGGCGGTGACGGACAAAGAAGTTCAGGAAGCTGAAGACGTCGTTCGGGCAGACTATCCTGAAGGCGCGTTCGAACAGGTCCTGGTCGAGGAATATATCGATTTGAAATCATGGCGTCGTCAGTTGAAATATTATCTGGCGCAGAAAAAATTGTTTCAACATGTGCTGAGAGCACAGATCAAGATTGATTACAAGGAAGCCGAAGCCTACTACCGTGAGCATATTTCCGATTTTTATCTGCCGGAGAGTATGCGCATACTCGTGGTTCGAGGCCCGAGCCGGGAATTGGTGGTCAAGGCGGTTGAGAAATTCAACCGAGACCGGAACCAAATGAATCTGGCCACGGCTTTTGGCGAGGTGGAAACCCGTGAAGTGGTTGTTCGGGAAGGCCGCATTTCCGCTGCATGGCGGAGTGCCTTGGAAGGGTTGAAACCGGGACAGTCGAGTGATGTCCTGACGGATCGACTCGGTTTTGAGGCGTTGGTCCTTTTGGAGCGCAGTGAAGCCAAGGTCCTGGCGCCGGCTCAGGCATATCCTCTTGTGGAAGAAGCCTTGCTTGAGAGTAAATTGCGGGATGTCTTTGACGTTTGGTTGACGGACAATCTTGCGTCGGCAAAGATCACCGTGAGTGAGCATCTGCTTGCTGAGGCTGAAGAGAAAAGTGTGGCCAAATCTGTGGAGCCAGACATGTCGGCGATTCAGGAAAATATGGAAAAATCCAACCCGGATACATCCAATAGTGCGGCCTCTGAAAAATAA
- a CDS encoding SurA N-terminal domain-containing protein: MVKFFSLIIGAMLMLSAAQAWAAETVINRILVKINDNIITEYDLDEEMKPIMEKLKGRVLSAAEKQQLGKIRKQALNNLINQVLVDQEVARYGISISEASIDKEIQRVKDEQELDDAGFEALVAKDGLTLQDFRAKLKKLFEKQELIGHMVNKKVLVTDTEIAEEYADRKDDYTLDKMVELAIILLPSDVSAVEVKERINDEELTFAEAASKYSIGPGAAAGGSIGEVGYADLAEDWKEALRGLQPGGVSEPLTIQGKEALLSPVTISEDRLVPLEEVRDDIYKELMQKKRDTIFTEYFDTLKQSSVIVYMDDATKPENGVSQ, from the coding sequence GTGGTCAAATTTTTTTCTCTGATCATTGGAGCCATGTTGATGCTTTCCGCAGCGCAGGCATGGGCAGCCGAGACGGTTATCAATCGGATTTTGGTCAAGATCAATGACAACATCATCACTGAATATGATCTTGATGAAGAGATGAAACCGATCATGGAGAAGCTTAAGGGAAGGGTGCTCAGTGCTGCTGAAAAACAGCAGCTTGGCAAAATTCGGAAACAGGCTCTCAACAATTTGATTAACCAGGTGCTTGTGGATCAGGAAGTCGCTCGCTACGGGATTTCCATTAGCGAAGCGAGTATTGACAAGGAAATTCAGCGTGTCAAAGATGAACAGGAATTAGACGATGCCGGGTTTGAGGCGTTGGTTGCCAAAGATGGACTGACTCTTCAGGACTTTCGTGCAAAGTTGAAAAAGTTGTTTGAAAAACAAGAACTTATTGGACACATGGTCAATAAGAAAGTGCTTGTCACCGATACGGAAATTGCGGAAGAGTACGCCGACAGAAAAGATGATTATACGCTCGACAAGATGGTCGAATTGGCCATTATCCTTTTGCCGTCGGATGTGTCCGCGGTTGAGGTGAAAGAGCGGATCAACGATGAAGAACTGACGTTTGCTGAAGCCGCGAGCAAGTACAGCATCGGTCCCGGTGCTGCTGCTGGTGGGTCTATCGGTGAAGTCGGATATGCGGATCTGGCAGAGGACTGGAAAGAGGCCTTGAGAGGGCTGCAACCCGGTGGTGTCAGTGAACCTTTGACCATTCAGGGGAAGGAAGCCTTGCTTTCTCCCGTGACTATTTCGGAAGATCGTCTGGTGCCTTTGGAAGAGGTGCGGGACGATATTTACAAGGAATTGATGCAGAAAAAACGAGATACTATTTTTACCGAGTATTTCGATACGTTGAAACAAAGCTCGGTCATCGTGTATATGGACGATGCGACCAAGCCTGAGAATGGAGTGTCTCAATGA
- a CDS encoding RodZ domain-containing protein encodes MNFQELGETLRERREAKGMTIEAVMEATKISRINLVALEEGDTSSMPHPVYAKGFVKSYARLLDLDAEELALIVDREYQLNEQNADEVDYDVSPSAEKAFHEMDAPAAKKRSVWPSILLVVVLSCSLIALVMYLNKGDETPAPAEMSESSAPGVQTEAPVVTEPMESVGSGEEATQPAESTVDFQEGADGVAGTGNEIPESAPVEPQSETEQPVAAQPAVPLSGDGEKLVVATQDAAPGQTKYAHVMIITATTNKGCWIGVWKGDESKMARDFVLKNGEPLRLMFNSPRRIRIGNVAGVTVTYNGKPYALDTNKSNIQTLFVGMD; translated from the coding sequence ATGAATTTTCAGGAACTCGGAGAAACGTTGCGAGAGCGGCGTGAAGCCAAGGGGATGACAATAGAGGCGGTCATGGAGGCCACAAAGATCAGCAGGATCAATTTGGTGGCCCTTGAAGAAGGTGACACCTCTTCCATGCCACACCCAGTGTATGCCAAGGGATTTGTCAAAAGTTACGCCAGACTGCTTGATCTGGATGCTGAAGAACTCGCGCTGATCGTTGACCGGGAATATCAGCTCAATGAACAGAATGCTGATGAAGTCGATTATGACGTGTCGCCATCCGCTGAAAAGGCGTTCCACGAGATGGATGCCCCCGCAGCGAAAAAACGGTCCGTCTGGCCGTCCATTTTGCTTGTTGTGGTGTTGAGTTGTTCATTGATCGCGCTTGTCATGTATTTGAATAAAGGGGATGAAACGCCTGCTCCTGCAGAGATGAGTGAAAGCTCGGCCCCTGGAGTGCAAACCGAGGCACCTGTTGTTACTGAGCCGATGGAGTCTGTCGGCTCAGGCGAAGAGGCGACTCAACCTGCGGAGTCAACGGTGGATTTTCAGGAAGGGGCTGATGGCGTGGCCGGGACCGGGAATGAGATTCCCGAGTCTGCTCCGGTAGAGCCTCAGTCCGAGACTGAGCAGCCGGTTGCGGCACAACCCGCTGTTCCCTTGTCTGGAGACGGGGAAAAGCTCGTTGTTGCCACACAGGATGCGGCGCCAGGTCAAACCAAATATGCGCACGTCATGATAATCACGGCCACGACAAACAAAGGGTGCTGGATCGGTGTCTGGAAGGGTGATGAATCGAAAATGGCGCGAGATTTTGTCTTGAAAAACGGTGAGCCGCTTCGTTTGATGTTCAATTCGCCGAGACGGATTCGTATCGGCAATGTGGCTGGTGTGACCGTGACATACAATGGCAAGCCGTATGCTCTTGATACGAATAAGAGCAATATACAGACATTGTTTGTCGGTATGGATTAA